The Candidatus Rokuibacteriota bacterium sequence CCCTGGTCAACAACTTCCACGACTTCGACGTGCAGGACCAGGCGGTGACGCTCGGTGGGACCTACCGTGGAGCCTTCGAGACCGGCGTCCTGGCCGGCAGCCGGTTCTTCGTGGGCGGGCAGTACGCCTTCGACAACCAGCTGCTCGGTGGAGACCAGTTCCTCCGGCGAAACACGGGGGCGCTGTTCGGGACGGTGCAGTTGAACGCCGCGGGTGACAGCTTCTGGAACCCGACCCACGTCTTCTCGCCGATCATCCGTGTCCAGGGCAAGAACTTCACGGGCATCCCGCTGCCGGTCGAGGAAGATCGGGATGCGATGAACTACATGGTCGGCCTGAGCCACACCTTCTACTGGTCAGGCGATCGCCATTGGTTCCGCGTGGGCTACCAGTGGGACACCGACGTGGCCCGGGGGCGGAACTGGTCGTACCGCGGCAACCGGGTGCTGGCCGGTGTGCAGTACACGCTGCCGTGGTGGCAGACCCGACTCGGCTACAACATGGACGTCCACTTCACCAGCTACCTGCACGCCAACTCGCTCTTTCACCTGCTTCCGGCCCCGGTCAAGCGCGCGGACGTCGAGCAGACCCACGTCTTCGCGCTGGACCAGCCGCTGCCCTTCTTCGTGCGGCAGGAAGCGGGCGCGACGCGCGCGCCGATGACGCTGAGGATCGAGTATCAGCTCGGCGTGACGAGCTCGAACATCGGGATCTACGCGTACGACCGCAACGTGGCGTCAGTGTCGATCAGTTTCCAGTACTAGTGTAGTGTCTCCAACGCTTCTTTACATTTGGCGACTTTGGCCAAAATGCGCTCCACGGACGCGGTCCACGTGAAGATGCGGGGGTTCTGATTGGGATTGTCCAGATACTCTTTGATGGCCGCGATCAACTCCGCCACGTTTCTGAAGCTGCCGCGGCGGATACGGTTGTCGGTGATGTCGCGGAACCACCGTTCCACCATGTTCAGCCAGGAACTCGACGTTGGGATGCAGTGCAGATGAAATCGCGGATGCCGCCGAAGCCAGGATGTCACCCGAGGGTGCTTGTGGGTCCCGTAATTGTCCACGACCAGATGCAGATCGAGCTCGGGCGCCGTCTTGGCGTCGATTGTCTTGAGGAACCGGATGAATTCCTGATGCCGATGCCGCGGCATGCAGTCGCCGATGACTTTCCCATCGAGCATGCTCAGGGCCGCGAACAACGTGGTCGTGCCGTTGCGTTTGTAGTCGCTGGTCATGGTTGCGCAACGGCCTTTCTTCAGCGGAAGGCCCGGCTGGGTGCGGTCCAGAGCTTGGATTTGACTTTTCTCGTCGACGCACAGGACCAAGGACTTGTCCGGAAGATTGAGGTAGAGCCCAACGACGTCGTACAGCTTCTCGACACAGTGTTTGTCGCGGCTGATCTTGAAGGTCTTGACGAGATGGGGCTTGAGGTTGTGTTGCGTCCAGATACGCTGAACGGCCATGCGACTGATGCCCTGCGCCCTCGCCATGGTGCGCACGCTCCAGTGGGTTGCAGCCGGCGGCTTCGTGTGCAGCGTGGCCTCGACCACCGCGCGGACTTTCCTGTCGGGAATACTCGCGATACGGCCGGGACGAGGGGCGTCCTTTTTCAACCCCTCCAACCGCAGAGCCAGAAAACGCTCTCGCCAGAGCTGAATCGTGGGCCGGGAGATGTCCAAGTCTTGCGCGATGCGCTGCCCAGGTATGC is a genomic window containing:
- a CDS encoding IS630 family transposase, which codes for MPGQRIAQDLDISRPTIQLWRERFLALRLEGLKKDAPRPGRIASIPDRKVRAVVEATLHTKPPAATHWSVRTMARAQGISRMAVQRIWTQHNLKPHLVKTFKISRDKHCVEKLYDVVGLYLNLPDKSLVLCVDEKSQIQALDRTQPGLPLKKGRCATMTSDYKRNGTTTLFAALSMLDGKVIGDCMPRHRHQEFIRFLKTIDAKTAPELDLHLVVDNYGTHKHPRVTSWLRRHPRFHLHCIPTSSSWLNMVERWFRDITDNRIRRGSFRNVAELIAAIKEYLDNPNQNPRIFTWTASVERILAKVAKCKEALETLH